Proteins encoded together in one Impatiens glandulifera chromosome 1, dImpGla2.1, whole genome shotgun sequence window:
- the LOC124918848 gene encoding protein BASIC PENTACYSTEINE6-like, translating to MPMENNLTLKTYMAIMAERDAAIRERNMALDERKRLFAERDMAMLQRDAALAERNSAIEERDKALAALHLREDSINENNNTNNNNLSHDESKHIYQQMHDVPWLAEPAYHPTLDDPIHVISDHNTAKPKKGKQKKETASSSRKLPKPIAGKVVKREAEIQISNDWTNELNFGSDEDDDEDEEAPALWRENSGLNQITFDETVMPAPVCGCSGVAHPCYKWGNGGWQSACCSSGYALSGGKRQTGRKMSGSAFTQLLNQIASEGYDLSTPVDLTNYWEN from the exons ATGCCAATG gagAACAATTTGACGCTAAAAACATACATGGCCATCATGGCTGAGAGAGACGCAGCAATAAGAGAACGAAACATGGCACTAGATGAAAGAAAACGACTATTTGCAGAACGAGACATGGCTATGCTACAAAGAGACGCAGCCCTAGCCGAAAGAAACAGTGCCATCGAAGAACGAGACAAAGCCCTAGCCGCCCTTCATCTTCGCGAAGATTCTATAAACGagaataataatactaataataataatctctctCACGACGAATCAAAACACATTTACCAACAGATGCATGACGTTCCATGGCTAGCAGAACCCGCCTATCACCCAACCCTAGACGACCCAATCCACGTCATATCGGATCATAATACTGCAAAACCGAAGAAAGGTAAGCAAAAGAAAGAAACTGCCAGCTCTTCTAGAAAACTGCCTAAACCGATTGCAGGTAAGGTTGTTAAAAGGGAAGCCGAGATTCAAATTAGCAACGATTGGACGAATGAACTGAACTTCGGTAGtgatgaggatgatgatgagGATGAAGAAGCGCCTGccctttggagggaaaattctgGATTGAATCAAATTACCTTTGATGAGACGGTTATGCCTGCTCCTGTTTGCGGTTGTAGTGGTGTGGCTCATCCTTGTTATAAATGGGGGAATGGGGGATGGCAATCGGCTTGTTGCAGTAGCGGTTATGCTTTGTCGGGTGGTAAAAGACAGACAGGGAGGAAGATGAGTGGAAGTGCATTTACTCAACTGCTTAACCAGATTGCCTCGGAAGGTTACGATCTTTCTACTCCGGTTGATCTTACCAACTATTGGGAGAATTAG